In Castor canadensis chromosome 11, mCasCan1.hap1v2, whole genome shotgun sequence, a single genomic region encodes these proteins:
- the LOC109700526 gene encoding somatotropin, translated as MAAGSRSTWLLTFTLLCLPWPQEAGAFPAMPLSSLFANAVLRAQHLHQLAADTYKEFERTYIPEGQRYSIQNTQAVFCFSETIPAPTGKEEAQQRSDMELLRFSLLLIQSWLAPVQFLSRVFTNSLVLGTSDRVYEKLKDLEEGIQALMRELEDGSPQAGQILKQTYDKFDTNLRSDDALLKNYGLLSCFKKDLHKAETYLRVMKCRRFVENSCAF; from the exons ATGGCTGCAG GCTCTCGGAGCACCTGGCTGCTGACTTTTaccctgctctgcctgccctggCCTCAAGAGGCTGGTGCCTTCCCAGCGATGCCCTTGTCCAGTCTGTTTGCCAATGCTGTGCTCCGAGCCCAACACTTGCACCAGCTGGCTGCTGACACCTACAAAGAGTTT GAGCGCACCTACATACCTGAGGGACAGCGATATTCCATCCAGAACACTCAGGCTGTGTTCTGCTTCTCGGAGACCATCCCGGCCCCCACGGGCAAGGAAGAGGCCCAGCAGAGATCC GACATGGAGCTGCTCCGCTTCTCACTGCTGCTCATCCAGTCATGGCTGGCGCCCGTGCAGTTCCTCAGCAGGGTCTTCACCAACAGCCTGGTACTCGGCACCTCGGACCGCGTCTATGAGAAACTGAAGGACCTGGAGGAGGGCATCCAGGCCCTGATGCGG GAGCTGGAGGATGGTAGTCCCCAGGCTGGGCAGATCCTCAAGCAAACCTATGACAAGTTTGACACCAACTTGCGCAGTGATGATGCACTGCTCAAGAACTATGGGCTGCTGTCCTGCTTCAAGAAAGACCTGCACAAGGCCGAGACCTACCTGCGGGTCATGAAGTGTCGCCGCTTTGTGGAAAACAGCTGTGCCTTCTAG